From a region of the Marasmius oreades isolate 03SP1 chromosome 7, whole genome shotgun sequence genome:
- a CDS encoding uncharacterized protein (MEROPS:MER0078983) codes for MQIVLYSSFFLTFTLFSLDGFVLGASTSVNTRLYSTPLQAVKGQISHKPRSTVPASVVHQQHINRALRRLSLATGRVPPSDSQFLTKIHERIAVEASHSCFHNEKRLNRVGVPGLFKLATATSKEETGGIINLVHGTEDDEGGHSTQLQIESTDVGYFCDAHIGTPARPFKLLVDTGSSDLWIPDENCHGDDENIPGCGPHASIGPNSSSTFQNTREVFFIFYVSGYALGNMVTDHVSIAQLTVQNLKFGAAIRESQSVVSANVPWDGILGLGQPALSRQPNTTSFLDVLKNQNQVSKNVVSFKIPRHLDAHKKNSEGEMTIGGLNPNQYHKNTLVTIKNVNKKGFWEVPIDGLVVNGVQLGWVAHGNRTGVLDTGTSLLVVTPSDADAIHALIPGARFDFGQKQWTIPCTSNTSMTFRFGNRSFTIDPRDLIFDLPINATTCYSGITAGKLGLGSKAWLVGDTILKNMYLSLNRETDEISFAQLK; via the exons ATGCAAATTGTGCTCTACTCATCCTTCTTTTTGACGTTTACGCTCTTTTCTTTGGATGGCTTTGTTCTCGGCGCATCTACTTCTGTGAACACCCGCCTCTATAGTACTCCTTTGCAGGCTGTCAAAGGACAGATCAGCCATAAACCACGCTCGACCGTTCCGGCCTCG GTCGTCCATCAGCAACACATTAACAGGGCCCTCCGCCGTCTATCTCTCGCAACAGGTCGCGTCCCGCCATCTGACAGCCAGTTCTTGACCAAAATACACGAGAGGATCGCGGTTGAAGCTTCACATTCCTGCTTCCATAACGAAAAACGGTTGAACCGTGTTGGCGTTCCTGGACTGTTTAAACTCGCCACCGCGACTTcgaaagaagaaactggaGGTATTATCAATCTGGTCCATGGCACCGAGGACGATGAAGGCGGCCATTCtactcaacttcaaatcgA ATCTACAGACGTTGGAT ATTTCTGCGACGCTCATATCGGAACCCCAGCTCGTCCTTTCAAGCTGCTCGTCGACACAGGTTCTTCTGATCTTTGGATTCCCGATGAAAATTGTCATGGAGACGATGAAAACATTCCAGGTTGC GGCCCACATGCCTCTATTGGTCCTAATTCCAGCTCAACCTTCCAGAACACCCGAGAggttttcttcatcttctatgTCTCCGGGTATGCCTTGGGCAACATGGTCACCGACCATGTATCGATCGCTCAGCTTACTGTCCAGAACCTTAAGTTCGGTGCCGCGATCAGAGAAAGCCAGTCGGTTGTTTC TGCGAATGTTCCATGGGATGGTATTTTAGGTCTCGGGCAACCA GCACTTTCCCGCCAACCCAATACAACTTCATTCCTCGACGTCCTCAAGAATCAAAATCAAGTTTCCAAGAACGTGGTCTCCTTCAAGATCCCTCGCCACCTGGACGCTCACAAAAAGAACAGCGAGGGAGAGATGACTATTGGAGGTCTGAACCCGAATCAATATCACAAAAACACTCTCGTCACGATAAAGAACGTGAACAAGAAAGGATTTTGGGAAGTGCCAATCGATGGGTTGGTGGTGAACGGTGTTCAATTGGGCTGGGTAGCGCATGGAAATCGTACGGGGGTGTTGGATACTGGAACG TCCCTCCTGGTCGTAACCCCCTCG GACGCCGATGCCATTCACGCTCTGATACCTGGCGCCCGGTTCGACTTTGGACAAAAGCAATGGACCATCCCGTGTACAAGCAACACCTCCATGACATTTAGATTCGGGAACAGGTCTTTCACTATTGACCCCCGAGATTTAATCTTCGACCTTCCCATCAATGCAACTACCTGTTACTCCGGAATCACCGCCGGGAAGCTTGGGTTGGGATCTAAAGCTTGGCTG GTCGGGGACACCATCCTCAAGAATATGtacttgagcttgaacaGGGAGACCGACGAGATTTCGTTCGCTCAACTGAAGTAG
- a CDS encoding uncharacterized protein (BUSCO:EOG092656RK) yields the protein MGKKNAETSSGRPKRGRGARGRGSSSRTNSKATSDKRLERTSQDWRPDSAIDDVGAEQDNGLEHEDDDQVHIDVPVAMWDFDHCDPRRCSGKKLARLGLIKELRVGTRFRGVVVSPKGIQVVSPADREIVLQGGLAVVECSWARLDDVPFNKIASPHERLLPYLIATNPVNYGKPWRLNCVEALAAAFYIIGFGDYAEKLLSGFGWGEAFFKVNKPFIDKYRKCHSAAEVSAAQEKIIEDLESSWQQSRKEKEDAGDDLLFENPNHQRRLGEQGESDSESEVDEVGDEIESLSGVLSITNLHPQHQ from the exons ATGGGCAAGAAAAACGCTGAAACCTCTTCTGGGAGACCTAAACGCGGCCGTGGTGcccgaggaagaggatcttCTTCAAGAACTAATTCGAAGGCAACATCTGACAAAAGGCTAGAAAGAACTTCTCAAGACTGGCGACCAGACAGCGCTATAGATGATGTTGGGGCGGAGCAAGACAATGGTTTGG AGCATGAAGATGATGACCAAGTCCATATAGATGTCCCTGTAGCGATGTGG GACTTTGATCACTGTGATCCACGACGTTGCTCTGGGAAGAAACTTGCACGACTGGGACTGATAAAGGAGCTGAGAGTTGGAACACGCTTTAGAGGTGTCGTTGTTTC TCCGAAAGGCATCCAAGTCGTCAGTCCTGCCGATCGAGAGATCGTTCTACAGGGTGGACTTGCCGTCGTTGAATGTTCGTGGGCACGACTGGATGATGTACCGTTCAATAAGATTGCAAGCCCTCATGAACGTTTGC TGCCTTATCTCATCGCCACAAATCCTGTCAATTATGGAAAGCCATGGCGATTGAACTGTGTCGAAGCTCTGGCTGCAGCGTTCTATATAATCGGATTCGGTGATTACGCAGAAAAGCTTTTGTCTGGCTTTGGTTGGGGAGAAGCATTCTTTAAAGTGAATAA GCCTTTCATAGACAAGTATCGAAAATGTCATTCTGCAGCCGAAGTCAGTGCAGCTCAAGAGAAGATCATAGAAGATCTTGAAAGCAGTTGGCAACAGTCCAGGAAAGAAAAAG AGGATGCAGGTGATGATCTGTTATTCGAGAACCCGAATCATCAACGTCGTCTCGGAGAGCAGGGGGAAAGTGATTCAGAGTCTGAAGTTGATGAGGTCGGGGACGAAATTGAGTCTTTGTCCGGAGTCCTCTCCATTACAAATTTACACCCACAGCACCAGTAA